In Spodoptera frugiperda isolate SF20-4 chromosome 12, AGI-APGP_CSIRO_Sfru_2.0, whole genome shotgun sequence, a single window of DNA contains:
- the LOC118262905 gene encoding ribonuclease H1-like: protein MSPLGVVRLNVLLKSRLILNSAPLRILKMPFYAVAKGRTTGIFMTWPDCEAQVKGFPGARYKKFDSVVSAQDFITANGGSSNNSKSKKPSDHSKSFSSTSNNLKKSTSSSSTVQSNNVAKELKRKSEVSEGYARENDSDYSDDSDDLNTIITKQMDDIEKRLKTFEKGVDKIYKKGTKKTILIEPPQNKRRKTSGGDEFDIDSEGYVQVYTDGACSANGRSGARAGLGVFWGDGHPLNVSEPVSGRATNNCGEIQASTKAIKLALQNGIQKLAINTDSKFVINSVTKWMPGWKRKGWKLASGEPVKNEKDFKDLDSVQHKLQIKWNYVEAHRGIHGNEMADELAKAGAAMYNK, encoded by the exons ATGTCACCGTTGGGGGTAGTACGGTTGAACGTTCTTTTGAAAAGTAGATTAATATTAAACAGTGCGCCTCTCAGAATTTTGAAAATGCCGTTTTATGCAGTGGCCAAAGGCCGAACAACAGGTATATTTATGACTTGGCCTGATTGTGAAGCTCAAGTGAAAGGATTTCCAGGTGCCAGGTACAAGAAATTCGATTCAGTTGTGAGTGCTCAAGATTTTATCACAGCAAATGGTGGATCTAGCAATAACAGTAAATCGAAAAAGCCTAGCGACCACTCAAAATCATTTTCAAGTACATCAAATAACCTTAAAAAGTCAACATCTAGTAGTAGCACAGTACAAAGTAACAATGTGGCGAAAGAACTCAAAAGGAAATCAGAAGTTAGTGAGGGCTACGCGAGGGAAAACGACAGTGACTACTCAGATGATTCAGACGACTTGAACACAATAATAACGAAACAAATGGATGACATAGAGAAAAGACTGAAAACATTTGAGAAAGGtgtagataaaatatataagaaaGGAACTAAGAAAACTATTCTCATAGAGCCTCCTCAAAATAAGAGACGTAAGACTAGCGGTGGTGACGAATTTGATATTGACAGTGAAGGGTATGTGCAGGTGTACACAGATGGGGCCTGTTCTGCCAATGGTAGGAGTGGAGCCCGAGCTGGCCTCGGGGTCTTCTGGGGAGATGGCCACCCTCTAAACGTGAGTGAGCCAGTATCAGGCCGCGCCACCAACAACTGCGGAGAGATCCAAGCTTCTACTAAAGCTATCAAACTTGCCCTCCAGAATGGAATACAGAAGTTGGCAATAAACACAGACTCCAAGTTTGTCATCAATTCTGTTACTAAATGGATGCCTG GGTGGAAGCGTAAAGGCTGGAAGCTTGCATCGGGAGAGCCAGTGAAGAATGAGAAAGATTTCAAAGACTTGGATAGTGTGCAACACAAACTGCAAATCAAATGGAACTATGTGGAGGCACATCGGGGAATACACGGCAATGAAATGGCTGACGAACTGGCCAAGGCTGGTGCTGCCATGTATAATAAATGA
- the LOC118263040 gene encoding ribonuclease H1-like — MSDGYRKVYTDGACSSNGMSGAQAGYGVYWGPDHPLNVSAPVSGRATNNAGEIQAATRAMQQARENGIQKLEIVTDSKFLIDSATKWMPAWKENNWRKASGEPVRNESDFRQLDHAQRNLDVKWKHVPSHQGVHGNEMADRLAKAGAKKYY; from the exons ATGAGTGACGGATATAGAAAAGTTTACACTGATGGAGCCTGTTCATCCAACGGCATGAGTGGAGCACAGGCTGGCTATGGCGTGTACTGGGGGCCTGACCATCCTCTCAACGTGAGTGCCCCGGTCAGTGGACGAGCTACAAACAACGCCGGCGAGATCCAAGCCGCCACTCGAGCCATGCAGCAGGCCCGCGAAAACGGCATCCAGAAACTGGAGATTGTCACCGATTCGAAATTCCTGATCGACTCCGCTACTAAATGGATGCCAG CTTGGAAAGAAAATAACTGGAGAAAGGCATCTGGGGAGCCAGTGAGGAATGAAAGCGACTTCAGGCAACTTGATCACGCCCAGCGCAACCTCGACGTCAAGTGGAAGCATGTGCCGTCTCACCAGGGAGTCCATGGTAATGAGATGGCAGACAGGCTGGCTAAGGCTGGAgccaaaaagtattattaa